aaaatatttaaaaattatttttttatttatataaataaataaatataaaattatatatatatatatatatatatatatatatatatatatatatatatatttactaatAAAAGGTCGAATTTCAGCGAGATTAATTTACTCATTAATTAATCTATTTGAAACAATACtataaattttgcaaaaaagaaaaactgttCTTTGAAACGAGGAACTGGGTATATATATAAGTTCAGCCATTTACCGTGATCCCTGAAGATATATAGGAGGATTCTATTTGAAACTTTGTATCGTAAAATCCAAGGAAAACATGTAGGTATGTCGATTTTCTTTTAAGttcaatcaataaataataaatagagtaaTTATTTAAGTCCACCTTTTGAGATATAAAACTGTTGCAACGATGATTCGTGGATCTggatttgaaaaggaaaaagaccgaaaagtataaataaaaaggatCTCATTgtcaattgattttaataataaatgtagTCCTTCAGCTAAGAGATAATTTAAAAGTCAATGGTATACATAATTCTAAATATTATGCTGAGATCTTGATATATGCTAGATCGAAGCCATCTTAGATCAACAAAAAGTAGCCGCGTGAAGCTTATATACCTAAAAATCTCTAGGGTCAACGAACACGTTCCCGATTTGTCTCTTCATCAGCAGTTCATCATCCTTTTCATCACCATGGCTTGAAATTCTTTTGGTGTACCAGATATCATCGAAGCATGACATAGAAGCTGTTTGAGGGACATGGTTTACAAGTGGATCCCCAAACCCTAACTCAGTTATAACCACTCTGCAGTCCTTCAAGCTTTCTCCCAACCTTGATGTGAACCTCCATATGGATTCCATTAGCTCCCCAAGGTTCTCTCCCTCTCCATGGAGCCCAtagaggaagagaaatccaAAGGGTGTGCAGAGTGATTCACTCACCGACATTCTCAGACAAGGAAAGATTTTGTCTCTTGCATGATTTAATGTTGTGTGAAGAAGCCTAAGAGTCGTCTGAGACTTTTTAAGTTGAAGCTTATAAGCCTCATAAGTGTTCCATATGCTAAAGATGATCCATGAGCTTGTGATTTCATTGGTAATTATGTCTTCACTCTCTACCATCCTCTGCAAGTTGAGCCTGCAGCCTTCATCTTTGTAATAGCTCACCCAGGTGCCCAAGCTGAGCTTCTCCTTCAAAATAGAATCCATGTCTAATGGGTACAACTCTTTGGCCCTCAGGGTTCTTCTGTATAAGGAAATTGCCTGGTCCATGTTCACCTTCTCAATTTTTATATCCTTGGAAATGTGCTTTGCAGGGAAACTAATTATTGGATGGACAAATATGACAAGTGAGCTGAGGCTCATATATTTGCATTTGTTGGTAAATAGGTTTATAGAGGCATTATTGTTCTTTTCTGTTGCTAGGAATGCATATTCAGCCCCATTTCTCAGCATCCATTCTTCTACTGAGTTGACAAGTTTTAGTCCAACCCCCTTTCTCCTGCATAGATCGATGAGTAAATGTAAAATGTTGgtggtatatatatatgttattcaGTACAACACTGATCGAATACTATTGCAGTCTGTTGCTTCAGAACCAGTTAAGTTCACTGTTTTACATCTCACTAAATTGAAGAAGTTGGGTACATTAATTAGTATTAATACCTGTGCGTAGGAGAGACCCTAAGGCCTAATATGCAACCTATCTTCAGCAATGATTCAGAAGGAGTTCGCATACTCTTAATGCACCCTCGAAC
This region of Glycine max cultivar Williams 82 chromosome 7, Glycine_max_v4.0, whole genome shotgun sequence genomic DNA includes:
- the LOC100792925 gene encoding probable N-acetyltransferase HLS1 gives rise to the protein MVDTFSIESGLLIREFDEDRDVKVVGKLERNCEIETKKGVSIFTNMMDDPLSRIRFYPLHVMLVAELLESKELVGVVRGCIKSMRTPSESLLKIGCILGLRVSPTHRRKGVGLKLVNSVEEWMLRNGAEYAFLATEKNNNASINLFTNKCKYMSLSSLVIFVHPIISFPAKHISKDIKIEKVNMDQAISLYRRTLRAKELYPLDMDSILKEKLSLGTWVSYYKDEGCRLNLQRMVESEDIITNEITSSWIIFSIWNTYEAYKLQLKKSQTTLRLLHTTLNHARDKIFPCLRMSVSESLCTPFGFLFLYGLHGEGENLGELMESIWRFTSRLGESLKDCRVVITELGFGDPLVNHVPQTASMSCFDDIWYTKRISSHGDEKDDELLMKRQIGNVFVDPRDF